A genomic stretch from Hemibagrus wyckioides isolate EC202008001 linkage group LG20, SWU_Hwy_1.0, whole genome shotgun sequence includes:
- the sst2 gene encoding somatostatin 2, producing MSSSPLRLALALMCLVSAVSVVSCGRPHVILNSALEEAHNIPLGEEVPERLTLPELQWMLSNNELAPVQVEEAPHSRMELVRRDNTATTKPVNCMNYFWKSRTAC from the exons ATGTCGTCTTCACCACTCCGTCTCGCTCTGGCCCTCATGTGCCTGGTGTCAGCCGTCAGTGTCGTGTCGTGCGGTCGGCCTCACGTGATATTGAACTCGGCTCTGGAAGAAGCTCACAACATCCCGCTCGGAGAAGAG GTACCAGAGAGACTCACTCTTCCTGAGCTCCAGTGGATGCTCAGTAACAACGAGCTCGCGCCCGTTCAGGTGGAAGAAGCCCCTCACAGCAGGATGGAGCTGGTCAGGAGAGACAACACGGCCACGACCAAACCGGTCAACTGCATGAACTACTTCTGGAAGTCCAGGACAGCGTGCTGA
- the cwc25 gene encoding pre-mRNA-splicing factor CWC25 homolog, producing the protein MGGGDLNLKKSWHPQTLKNIERVWKAEQKHEAERKKIEELQKELKEERAREEITRYAQETGAVKKKDERLDWMYQGPGGQISRDEYLLGRPIDKQITQQYEEPESGPSAETGLLPGSIFSSNTSMSTMDMACKIREDPLFEIRKREEEKKRNVLTNPVKMKEIRKMLRENLEKDKKKKRKKEKRDEKERRKDKKHKRRSSSSDEEDRKRRSKEENGFSKSHSHSHKSGYGLQLPAGRSSESTHRRDRSRSPLGSREEKRNRSPHDSDRKHKLKAPSPSRPRDRYHRPQSTNYSKRLTAEELEKKRKEMMDFAHEREEERESNVKRYKRQDEQEKERESKNKQNGQATFIHNMKLESAATSSVEDRVKRNIHSIQRTSASLEKNFMRR; encoded by the exons ATGGGAGGCGGCGATCTT AACTTGAAGAAAAGCTGGCATCCCCAGACGCTGAAGAACATCGAGCGTGTGTGGAAAGCCGAGCAGAAGCACGAAGCCGAAAGGAAGAAGATCGAGGAGTTGCAGAAGGAGCTGAAAGAGGAGCGAGCTCGAGAGGAAATCACCAGATATGCGCAGGAAACCGGCGCTGTTAA GAAGAAAGATGAGCGCCTGGACTGGATGTATCAGGGCCCCGGGGGTCAGATCTCCCGTGATGAGTACCTCCTGGGCCGTCCCATCGATAAGCAGATCACACAGCAGTACGAGGAACCCGAGAGCGGCCCGTCCGCTGAAACTGGCCTCCTACCTGGTTCTATCTTCAGCTCCAACACCTCCATGTCCACCATGGACATGGCCTGTAAGATAAGAGAAGATCCGCTGTTTGAGATCCG TAAAcgtgaggaggaaaaaaagagaaacgtTCTCACGAATCCCGTTAAAATGAAAGAGATCCGCAAAATG ctaCGTGAAAATttagaaaaagacaaaaagaagaaaaggaagaaggaaaagagagacgaaaaagaaaggaggaaggaCAAGAAACACAAGCGGAGGAGTTCCAGCTCTGATGAGGAAGACAGAAAGCGCAG GTCAAAAGAAGAAAACGGATTCTCAAAGTCTCATTCACATTCTCATAAGTCCGGTTACGGACTGCAG TTACCAGCAGGCCGGTCGTCAGAGTCGACACACAGGAGGGACCGGAGTCGCTCTCCGCTGGGTTccagagaggaaaagaggaatcGTTCACCTCACGATTCAGACAGGAAGCACAAACTTAAAGCGCCGAGTCCGAGCAGACCCAGAGATCGCTATCACAGACCACAGAGCACCAACTACAGCAA GCGTCTCACAGCTGAAGAGCtggagaagaaaaggaaagagatgATGGACTTCGCTCacgagagagaggaggagagagagagcaacgtGAAGAGATACAAACGACAAGACGAGCAGGAGAAGGAACGAGAAAGCAAGAACAAACAAAACGGCCAGGCCACGTTCATACA TAACATGAAGCTGGAGAGTGCTGCCACCTCGTCCGTGGAGGATCGAGTGAAGAGGAACATCCACTCCATTCAGAGGACCTCCGCCTCTCTGGAGAAGAACTTCATGAGGAGATGA